One genomic region from Solwaraspora sp. WMMD792 encodes:
- a CDS encoding DEAD/DEAH box helicase: MTVTPDRAELRDRAEQTLHRLAGPGATLRDDQWRAIEALVVDRRRVLCVQRTGWGKSAVYFIATALLRAGSSGTGTDSSGTDPATPAGPVPTAPAGPTVIVSPLLALMRNQVAAAERAGIQARTINSANLDEWDTVSAEIRAGTVDVLLISPERLNNPDFRDNVLPSLAATTGLLVIDEAHCVSDWGHDFRPDYRRIRTFLRELRPGTPVLATTATANTRVTDDVAEQLGDTSATSEGGAGKLGDTLVLRGPLDRQSLRLAVLDLPGTAHRLGWLADHLDALPGSGIVYTLTVAAAAETAEFLRSRGYAVAAYSGQSDDAQRRAAEQDLLDNKIKALVATSALGMGFDKPDLGFVVHLGAPPSPIAYYQQVGRAGRALDGDRYADVVLLPGPEDQAIWRYFASLAFPREEQVRSVLAALENAGRPLSTQALEPIVDLRRTRLELMLKVLDVDGAVRRVRGGWVATGEPWHYDAARLHRVAQARTAEQQIMQEYAVPADTAPPAGRPGCRMEFLRHCLDDPQAQPCGRCDRCAGGWLPSEVSPDALRAAETFLGRAGVEIAPKKLWPTGLEAVGVPLRGKIGPDEQALPGRAVGRLSDLGWGSRLRDLLAAGRPDTALPADVAGAVIDVLREWARGAQPWPARPVGVVAVASRTRPELVASTARRIAEVGRLPLLGSVEPAWAEPPSTQGRGNSAQRVRTVHDAFAAPPELAAALSGLTGPVLLVDDLVDTGWTLTVVARLLRRSGAPAVLPFALATTN; the protein is encoded by the coding sequence ATGACCGTTACGCCGGACCGGGCCGAGTTACGCGACCGCGCCGAGCAGACGCTGCACCGGCTGGCCGGGCCGGGCGCGACGTTGCGCGACGACCAGTGGCGGGCCATCGAGGCGCTGGTCGTCGACCGGCGGCGGGTGCTCTGCGTACAGCGCACCGGGTGGGGCAAGTCGGCGGTCTACTTCATCGCCACCGCGCTGCTGCGCGCCGGCTCGTCCGGCACCGGCACCGACTCGTCCGGCACCGACCCGGCCACCCCGGCCGGGCCGGTGCCGACCGCACCGGCCGGGCCGACGGTGATCGTCTCGCCGCTGCTGGCGTTGATGCGCAACCAGGTGGCCGCCGCCGAACGGGCCGGCATCCAGGCCCGCACGATCAACTCCGCCAACCTCGACGAGTGGGACACCGTCAGCGCGGAGATCCGGGCCGGCACGGTCGACGTACTGCTGATCAGCCCGGAGCGGCTGAACAACCCGGACTTCCGGGACAACGTGCTGCCCAGCCTGGCCGCCACCACCGGCCTGCTGGTCATCGACGAGGCGCACTGCGTGTCGGACTGGGGGCACGACTTCCGCCCCGACTACCGGCGGATCCGGACCTTCCTGCGCGAGCTGCGCCCCGGGACGCCGGTGCTGGCCACCACCGCGACCGCAAACACCCGGGTCACTGACGACGTCGCCGAACAGCTCGGCGACACCAGCGCCACCAGCGAGGGCGGGGCCGGCAAGCTCGGCGACACGCTGGTGCTGCGCGGTCCGCTGGACCGCCAGTCGCTGCGGCTGGCCGTGCTCGACCTGCCCGGCACCGCGCACCGGCTCGGCTGGCTCGCCGATCACCTCGACGCGCTGCCCGGCTCCGGCATCGTCTACACGCTCACCGTCGCGGCCGCCGCCGAGACCGCCGAGTTCCTGCGCTCCCGGGGCTACGCCGTCGCCGCGTACAGCGGCCAGTCCGACGACGCGCAACGCCGCGCCGCCGAACAGGACCTGCTGGACAACAAGATCAAAGCGCTGGTGGCGACGTCCGCGCTCGGCATGGGATTCGACAAGCCGGACCTCGGTTTCGTGGTGCACCTCGGCGCGCCGCCGTCACCGATCGCCTACTACCAGCAGGTGGGCCGGGCCGGCCGGGCCCTGGACGGCGACCGGTACGCCGACGTGGTGCTGCTGCCCGGCCCCGAGGACCAGGCGATCTGGCGGTACTTCGCGTCGCTGGCCTTCCCCCGCGAGGAGCAGGTGCGTTCGGTGCTCGCCGCCCTCGAAAACGCCGGCCGTCCGCTGTCCACCCAGGCCCTGGAGCCGATCGTCGACCTGCGGCGCACCCGGCTCGAACTGATGCTCAAGGTGCTCGACGTGGACGGCGCGGTGCGCCGGGTGCGCGGCGGCTGGGTCGCCACCGGCGAGCCGTGGCACTACGACGCCGCCCGGCTGCACCGGGTGGCCCAGGCGCGCACCGCCGAACAGCAGATCATGCAGGAGTACGCGGTACCGGCCGACACCGCCCCGCCGGCTGGCCGACCCGGCTGCCGGATGGAGTTCCTCCGCCACTGCCTGGACGACCCGCAGGCCCAGCCGTGCGGGCGCTGCGACCGGTGCGCCGGCGGGTGGCTGCCGTCCGAGGTGAGCCCGGACGCGCTGCGCGCCGCCGAGACCTTCCTTGGCCGCGCCGGAGTGGAGATCGCCCCGAAGAAGCTCTGGCCGACCGGGCTGGAGGCGGTCGGCGTACCGCTGCGCGGCAAGATCGGCCCCGACGAGCAGGCACTGCCCGGCCGGGCCGTCGGGCGGCTGTCCGACCTGGGCTGGGGCAGCCGGCTGCGGGACCTGCTCGCCGCCGGCCGGCCGGACACCGCGCTGCCGGCCGACGTCGCCGGTGCGGTGATCGACGTGCTCCGCGAGTGGGCGCGCGGCGCCCAGCCCTGGCCGGCCCGACCGGTCGGGGTGGTGGCGGTCGCCTCCCGGACCCGCCCGGAACTGGTGGCCAGCACCGCCCGACGGATCGCCGAGGTCGGTCGGCTGCCGCTGCTCGGCTCGGTCGAGCCGGCCTGGGCCGAGCCGCCGTCGACTCAGGGCCGGGGCAACAGCGCCCAACGGGTCCGTACCGTCCACGACGCCTTCGCCGCGCCGCCGGAGCTGGCTGCGGCGTTGTCCGGGCTGACCGGTCCGGTGCTGCTGGTCGACGACCTGGTCGACACCGGCTGGACGTTGACCGTCGTGGCCCGGCTGCTGCGGCGCTCCGGTGCCCCGGCGGTGTTGCCGTTCGCCCTCGCCACCACGAACTGA
- a CDS encoding C40 family peptidase, with protein sequence MAGRAAALVTAVTATLLPAPAQAQASIAELDRRIDQAAHQLETVVEQYNEIRLDLRHNQERAAGLSETIIELDRQLAVRHDQVGQLAASNYRVNGARPVATLLSTASAEHFVDQLLIADVINRDNERTIAGLRDTRDRSEAARRAANALIEQQLLQQEQLSATQRQIESDIRALTELRDRQQALLNRSGADAADRSPAAGPLPEAATGRAANAVAFAHAQLGKPYRWGSAGPHSYDCSGLTSAAWAKAGVQLPHNARRQFGTVTRIGRAQLRPGDLVFFYSNVQHVGIYIGADQMIHAPRHGEVVRVDRIDRMPIKGYGRPG encoded by the coding sequence TTGGCAGGTAGGGCAGCCGCCCTCGTCACCGCTGTAACCGCCACGTTGCTGCCGGCTCCGGCCCAGGCGCAGGCCTCGATCGCCGAGTTGGACCGGCGGATCGACCAGGCGGCCCACCAGTTGGAGACGGTGGTCGAGCAGTACAACGAGATCCGGCTGGACCTGCGCCACAACCAGGAACGCGCTGCTGGACTCAGCGAAACGATCATCGAACTGGACCGGCAGCTCGCGGTCCGACACGACCAGGTCGGCCAACTCGCGGCAAGCAACTACCGGGTGAACGGTGCCCGACCCGTCGCCACCCTGCTGTCCACCGCGTCGGCGGAACACTTCGTCGACCAGTTGCTCATCGCCGACGTGATCAACCGCGACAACGAGCGGACGATCGCCGGGCTGCGCGACACCCGCGACCGCAGCGAAGCGGCGCGCCGGGCGGCGAACGCGCTGATCGAGCAGCAGCTGCTGCAGCAGGAGCAGCTGTCCGCGACGCAACGGCAGATCGAGTCGGACATCCGGGCGCTGACCGAGCTGCGGGACCGCCAGCAGGCGCTGCTGAACCGGTCCGGTGCCGACGCCGCCGACCGCAGCCCGGCGGCCGGCCCGCTGCCCGAGGCGGCGACCGGCCGCGCGGCCAACGCCGTCGCCTTCGCCCACGCCCAGCTCGGCAAGCCGTACCGGTGGGGGTCGGCCGGGCCGCACTCGTACGACTGCTCCGGGCTGACCTCGGCGGCCTGGGCGAAGGCCGGGGTGCAGTTGCCGCACAACGCCCGCCGCCAGTTCGGCACCGTCACCCGGATCGGCCGCGCCCAGCTCCGCCCCGGTGACCTGGTCTTCTTCTACAGCAACGTGCAGCACGTCGGGATCTACATCGGGGCCGACCAGATGATCCACGCGCCGCGACACGGTGAAGTGGTCCGCGTCGACCGGATCGACCGGATGCCGATCAAGGGCTACGGCCGGCCGGGCTGA
- a CDS encoding SAM-dependent methyltransferase, whose amino-acid sequence MTRSLADALDDVRALLLSPQLTRAVAAGRRRNAAPSLVRAELRPVALRAGTHLQIVTNDGTRPVTRNLPPGAPAEAAVDQLLAEPFGNWHVETSTSTLQLRVTKKGTAQVHRSTADRADTGPGDHDRAKRYLLDPDDPLFAAIGANAAKRRQVDAFLRALAATLPDTLPAGPLHVVDLGCGNAYLTFAAYRYLVARGAQPVVTGVDVREDQRRRNTALADQLGCAGQVRFVAGTIRQAPVEPAPDLVLALHACDTATDEALARAVDWQARWVLAAPCCHHDIAAQLRRQPAPQPYGPLVSAGILRERFADVLTDTLRATLLRAYGYRVDVVEFIDSQHTPRNLLLRARRGGVPDRREQHRAYRALVDQWAVTPRLQTLLPAVPDDAGAVVPDAAGATVPDAAGATVVSRP is encoded by the coding sequence CTGACTCGGTCCCTCGCCGACGCCCTCGACGACGTCCGGGCGCTGCTGCTCAGCCCGCAGCTCACCCGGGCGGTCGCCGCCGGGCGTCGGCGCAACGCCGCCCCATCGCTCGTTCGGGCCGAGCTCCGGCCGGTCGCCCTGCGGGCCGGCACCCATCTGCAGATCGTCACCAACGACGGCACCCGGCCGGTGACCCGTAACCTGCCGCCGGGTGCCCCCGCCGAAGCAGCGGTCGACCAGCTGCTCGCCGAGCCGTTCGGCAACTGGCACGTCGAGACCAGCACCAGCACGCTGCAGCTGCGGGTGACCAAGAAGGGCACCGCGCAGGTGCACCGGTCCACCGCCGACCGGGCCGACACCGGCCCCGGCGACCACGACCGGGCCAAGCGGTACCTGCTGGATCCGGACGACCCGCTGTTCGCCGCGATCGGCGCCAACGCCGCGAAACGACGCCAGGTCGACGCGTTCCTGCGGGCGCTCGCCGCCACCCTGCCCGACACGCTGCCCGCCGGGCCGCTGCACGTCGTCGACCTGGGCTGCGGCAACGCCTACCTGACCTTCGCGGCCTACCGTTACCTGGTCGCCCGCGGCGCGCAGCCGGTGGTAACCGGCGTCGACGTCCGCGAGGACCAGCGGCGGCGCAACACGGCGCTGGCCGACCAGCTCGGCTGCGCCGGGCAGGTCCGGTTCGTCGCCGGCACGATCCGGCAGGCACCGGTCGAGCCGGCACCTGACCTGGTGCTGGCGTTGCACGCCTGCGACACCGCCACCGACGAGGCGCTGGCCCGCGCCGTCGACTGGCAGGCCCGGTGGGTGCTGGCCGCGCCCTGCTGCCACCACGACATCGCCGCCCAGCTGCGCCGGCAGCCGGCACCGCAGCCGTACGGGCCGCTGGTCTCCGCCGGCATCCTGCGGGAACGGTTCGCCGACGTGCTCACCGACACGCTGCGGGCGACCCTGCTCCGGGCGTACGGCTACCGGGTGGACGTGGTCGAGTTCATCGACTCCCAGCACACGCCGCGCAACCTGCTGCTGCGGGCCCGGCGCGGCGGCGTACCGGACCGGCGCGAGCAGCACCGGGCCTACCGGGCGCTGGTCGACCAGTGGGCGGTGACCCCCCGGCTGCAGACCCTGCTGCCGGCGGTACCAGACGACGCCGGGGCGGTGGTACCCGACGCCGCCGGGGCGACCGTGCCGGACGCCGCCGGGGCGACCGTGGTCAGTCGACCGTGA
- a CDS encoding DEAD/DEAH box helicase, with product MTDIFDHNAGDEPAKRPPARPDSPTFADLGARPETVTALAEVGIVHAFAIQEYALPIALRGSDLIGQAPTGTGKTLGFGVPLIDRVLAPAEGGDGVPQALVVVPTRELGLQVAKDLAAAGSTRGVRVLPIYGGVAYEPQIETLRSGVEILVGTPGRLMDLAKQKKLRLDRIRALVLDEADRMLDLGFLDDVERILAMLPEDRQTMLFSATMPDPIVALSRRFLRHPVTIHAGHTTEAGVPPLTRQVVYRTHPMNKIEIVARILQAEERGLTMIFTRTKRAADRVAEDLDFRGFAVAAVHGDLGQGARERALRAFRTGKIDILVATDVAARGLDVSGVTHVINYDCPEDQDTYTHRIGRTGRAGATGVAVTFVDWEDMTRWRIIDKTLGLEMPEPPETYHTSEHLYADLDISRDVSGTLPSADRTRAGLSAEVEEDLGGRSAGRRRRGDGDGRAERGARGDSRGRRSSRSRRSAAPDDTDRSAATATTAGEDDAPARRRPRRRRRGGQLVDGGAGADSGAASTGGTEITAAATSDGGSGGSPRRRRRRRGGSGGAGRADQGSGGEN from the coding sequence ATGACTGACATTTTCGATCACAACGCCGGTGACGAGCCGGCGAAACGCCCACCGGCACGGCCGGACAGCCCCACCTTCGCCGACCTGGGCGCCCGCCCGGAGACGGTGACCGCTCTCGCCGAGGTCGGCATCGTCCACGCCTTCGCCATCCAGGAGTACGCCCTGCCGATCGCGCTGCGCGGCAGCGACCTGATCGGCCAGGCACCGACCGGGACCGGCAAGACGCTCGGCTTCGGCGTACCGCTCATCGACCGGGTGCTCGCGCCGGCCGAGGGCGGTGACGGCGTGCCGCAGGCACTCGTCGTCGTCCCGACCCGCGAGCTCGGCCTGCAGGTCGCCAAGGACCTGGCCGCCGCCGGCAGCACCCGGGGCGTGCGGGTGCTGCCGATCTACGGTGGCGTCGCGTACGAGCCGCAGATCGAGACGCTGCGCTCCGGCGTGGAGATCCTGGTCGGTACGCCGGGTCGGTTGATGGACCTGGCCAAGCAGAAGAAGCTGCGGCTGGACCGGATCCGGGCGCTGGTGCTGGACGAGGCCGACCGGATGCTCGATCTGGGCTTCCTCGACGACGTCGAGCGGATCCTGGCGATGCTGCCGGAGGACCGGCAGACGATGCTGTTCTCCGCCACGATGCCCGACCCGATCGTGGCCCTCTCCCGGCGGTTCCTGCGCCACCCGGTGACCATCCACGCCGGGCACACCACGGAGGCGGGCGTTCCCCCGCTGACCCGTCAGGTGGTCTACCGCACCCACCCGATGAACAAGATCGAGATCGTCGCCCGGATCCTGCAGGCCGAGGAGCGCGGGCTGACGATGATCTTCACGCGTACCAAGCGGGCGGCCGACCGGGTCGCCGAGGACCTGGACTTCCGTGGCTTCGCGGTGGCCGCCGTGCACGGCGACCTCGGCCAGGGAGCCCGGGAACGGGCGCTGCGCGCCTTCCGTACCGGAAAGATCGACATCCTGGTGGCCACCGACGTCGCCGCCCGCGGCCTGGACGTCTCCGGCGTCACCCACGTCATCAACTACGACTGCCCGGAGGACCAGGACACCTACACCCACCGGATCGGTCGCACCGGCCGGGCCGGCGCGACCGGGGTGGCGGTGACCTTCGTCGACTGGGAGGACATGACCCGGTGGCGGATCATCGACAAAACCCTCGGGCTGGAGATGCCCGAGCCGCCGGAGACGTACCACACCTCCGAGCACCTCTACGCAGACCTGGACATCTCCCGCGACGTCTCCGGCACGCTGCCCAGCGCCGACCGTACCCGCGCCGGGCTGTCCGCCGAGGTCGAGGAGGACCTCGGCGGGCGCAGCGCCGGTCGACGGCGGCGCGGTGACGGCGACGGCCGCGCCGAGCGCGGAGCACGCGGCGACAGCCGGGGCCGCCGGTCGTCGCGGTCGCGTCGCTCCGCCGCGCCGGACGACACCGACCGGTCCGCCGCCACCGCGACGACCGCCGGTGAGGACGATGCCCCGGCCAGGCGCCGGCCACGTCGGCGGCGGCGCGGCGGCCAGCTCGTCGACGGCGGCGCCGGCGCCGACTCCGGTGCGGCGTCCACCGGCGGTACGGAGATCACGGCCGCCGCCACGTCGGACGGCGGCTCGGGCGGTTCGCCGCGCCGCCGACGGCGCCGCCGGGGTGGCTCAGGGGGTGCCGGCCGGGCCGACCAGGGCAGCGGCGGCGAAAACTGA
- a CDS encoding DUF3107 domain-containing protein, producing MEVKIGVQYAPRELVLDSAQSPAEIEQIVTQAITTEGTLSLTDERGRRVIVPVSKIAYVEIAEAAPRSVGFTVR from the coding sequence GTGGAGGTCAAGATCGGCGTGCAGTACGCGCCGCGCGAGCTCGTTCTGGACAGTGCCCAGTCACCGGCTGAGATCGAGCAGATCGTGACCCAGGCAATCACGACCGAGGGGACTCTGTCACTCACCGACGAGCGCGGCCGGCGGGTCATCGTCCCGGTCAGCAAGATCGCGTACGTCGAGATCGCCGAGGCTGCTCCCCGCTCGGTCGGCTTCACCGTCCGCTGA
- a CDS encoding TetR/AcrR family transcriptional regulator has protein sequence MTAASSDAQTSGRPARMPRSARRKQLLAAAQEVFVAQGYHAAAMDDIAERAGVSKPVLYQHFPGKLELYLALLDTHCDAIIAKVAAAMAATTDNKERVSGAVQAYFDFVDEESGAFRLVFDSDLRNEPLVRARVERVERECIASITDTIISDTGVSRSRAELLASGLVGAAETAAQFWLAGGRQVPKDEAESLLAALSWRGIAGFPLQGEAS, from the coding sequence ATGACCGCTGCGTCGAGCGACGCACAGACAAGCGGCCGACCGGCCCGGATGCCGAGGTCCGCCCGCCGCAAGCAGCTGCTCGCCGCCGCCCAGGAGGTGTTCGTCGCACAGGGTTACCACGCAGCGGCGATGGACGACATCGCGGAGCGGGCCGGCGTGTCCAAGCCGGTGCTTTATCAGCATTTTCCGGGCAAGCTGGAGTTGTATCTGGCACTGCTCGACACGCACTGCGACGCCATAATCGCAAAAGTCGCCGCCGCGATGGCCGCGACCACCGACAACAAGGAACGGGTCAGCGGGGCGGTGCAGGCCTACTTCGACTTCGTCGACGAGGAGAGCGGCGCCTTCCGGCTGGTCTTCGACTCCGACCTGCGCAACGAACCGCTGGTACGGGCCCGGGTGGAACGCGTCGAACGCGAGTGCATCGCGTCGATCACCGACACCATCATCTCGGACACCGGGGTGAGTCGATCCCGGGCCGAACTGCTCGCCTCCGGGCTGGTCGGCGCGGCCGAGACCGCCGCCCAGTTCTGGCTGGCCGGTGGTCGACAGGTGCCCAAGGACGAAGCCGAGTCGTTGCTCGCCGCACTCTCCTGGCGGGGCATCGCCGGGTTCCCGCTGCAGGGTGAGGCATCCTGA
- a CDS encoding DUF3152 domain-containing protein, translating to MSDRRTRPTRRDHPTGARSRSAHRRQRRDASRTRRRQLRWPVLAAALVTVLGLAAIGFALPKVGVGGDRDAVAAPPGDTTAATPSVEPPPTTGPPPTTAPPAPVLRLSGTAPSAGSGEFDFSTKQGKIAGRSGTLRRYRVAVEIGSEEDVEAFGDAVEKLLSDERSWIGGGQLRLQRVPDQAGHDFTVYLATAQTAARMCQAGWVDIRVDGKPYTSCRAQGQAIINLDRWRFSVDHYVSGEVPLDVYRAYVINHEVGHELGHGHERCPGEGEPAPVMMPQTLFLDDCVANPWPFLAGKQYSGPPL from the coding sequence ATGTCCGACCGCCGTACCCGCCCGACACGCCGTGACCACCCGACCGGGGCACGGAGCCGGTCGGCGCACCGCCGGCAGCGGCGGGACGCGTCGCGTACCCGCCGACGGCAGCTGCGGTGGCCGGTGCTGGCGGCGGCGCTGGTGACCGTGCTCGGGCTGGCGGCGATCGGGTTCGCGTTGCCCAAGGTCGGAGTGGGCGGCGATCGGGACGCGGTGGCCGCGCCACCCGGCGACACCACAGCGGCGACGCCCAGCGTCGAACCGCCCCCGACGACCGGCCCGCCGCCGACCACCGCGCCACCCGCGCCGGTGCTGCGGCTGTCCGGCACGGCGCCGTCGGCCGGCAGCGGCGAGTTCGACTTCAGCACCAAGCAGGGGAAGATCGCCGGTCGGTCCGGCACGCTGCGCCGCTACCGGGTGGCCGTGGAGATCGGCTCCGAGGAGGACGTCGAGGCGTTCGGTGACGCGGTGGAGAAGCTGCTCTCCGACGAACGGAGCTGGATCGGCGGTGGTCAGCTGCGCCTGCAGCGGGTGCCGGACCAGGCCGGCCACGACTTCACCGTCTACCTGGCCACGGCGCAGACCGCCGCCCGGATGTGCCAGGCCGGCTGGGTGGACATCCGGGTCGACGGCAAGCCGTACACCTCGTGTCGGGCGCAGGGCCAGGCGATCATCAACCTGGACCGCTGGCGGTTCTCGGTCGACCACTACGTCAGCGGTGAGGTTCCGCTCGACGTCTACCGGGCGTACGTGATCAATCATGAGGTCGGCCACGAGCTGGGCCACGGTCACGAGCGCTGTCCGGGGGAGGGCGAACCGGCCCCGGTGATGATGCCGCAGACCCTGTTCCTCGACGACTGTGTGGCCAACCCGTGGCCGTTCCTGGCTGGTAAGCAGTACTCCGGTCCCCCACTGTGA
- a CDS encoding DUF3152 domain-containing protein translates to MHDRRPVTEEPDHRPGNGPDHRPGNGPDRQWDHRTERRRASRRRRRRAGALILVTMAAALIVTDVLRAGSGATGLLAAAVREPGPGGGAAPAGSTPPDGAGLPPAPSPAPSPASYPETGPGTFGYLTGTGPLLGWAGDLRRFRVAVEDGTGQRADEFAAIIDATLGDERSWVASRQFRLQRVSRVDAAEFTIYLATPGTSEQMCALGGLSTEKYTSCRLPGQVIINLARWLEAVPHYDGTLAEYRAYVINHEVGHQFGMGHELCPAPGRPAPVMQQQTYGMQGCVANGWPYLDGKRYAGPPMI, encoded by the coding sequence ATGCACGACCGACGACCAGTCACCGAGGAGCCGGACCACCGGCCGGGCAACGGACCGGACCACCGGCCGGGCAACGGACCGGACCGCCAGTGGGATCACCGGACGGAGCGTCGACGGGCGTCGCGCCGCCGACGCCGCCGGGCCGGGGCACTCATCCTGGTGACGATGGCGGCGGCGCTGATCGTCACCGACGTCCTACGAGCCGGTTCCGGCGCTACCGGGCTGCTGGCGGCGGCGGTACGCGAGCCCGGCCCCGGCGGCGGGGCGGCACCCGCCGGCAGCACACCGCCGGACGGAGCAGGCCTGCCGCCCGCCCCGTCGCCGGCCCCGTCGCCGGCCAGCTACCCGGAGACCGGTCCGGGCACCTTCGGCTACCTCACCGGGACCGGCCCGCTGCTCGGCTGGGCCGGGGACCTCCGCCGGTTCCGGGTCGCCGTCGAGGACGGGACCGGTCAGCGCGCCGACGAGTTCGCGGCGATCATCGACGCGACGCTCGGTGACGAACGCAGTTGGGTCGCCTCCCGGCAGTTCCGGCTGCAGCGGGTGTCCCGGGTCGACGCCGCCGAGTTCACCATCTACCTGGCCACCCCGGGCACCTCGGAGCAGATGTGCGCGCTCGGTGGGCTGTCCACCGAGAAGTACACCTCGTGCCGGCTGCCCGGCCAGGTGATCATCAATCTGGCGCGTTGGCTGGAGGCGGTGCCACACTACGACGGGACGCTCGCCGAGTACCGCGCCTACGTGATCAACCACGAGGTCGGTCACCAGTTCGGCATGGGCCACGAACTCTGCCCGGCACCCGGCCGACCCGCCCCGGTGATGCAGCAGCAGACGTACGGAATGCAGGGCTGTGTGGCCAACGGCTGGCCGTACCTGGACGGCAAGCGGTACGCCGGCCCGCCGATGATCTGA
- the moeZ gene encoding adenylyltransferase/sulfurtransferase MoeZ: MSLPPLVEPAAELTVDEIRRYSRHLIIPDVGVDGQKRLKNAKVLCVGAGGLGSPALMYLAAAGVGTLGIVDFDTVDESNLQRQIIHGQSDIGRSKAESAASSVREINPYVNIQIHDVSLDNDNVFDIFGQYDLILDGTDNFATRYLVNDACVLLGKPYVWGSIYRFDGQVSVFWDQHGPNYRDLYPEPPPPGMVPSCAEGGVLGVLCASIGSIMVTEAIKLITGIGDPLLGRLMVYDALEMTYRVIKIRKDPNGEPITGLIDYDDFCGAVSAEAEEAVVDSTITARELKDWQDAGKDFFLIDVREPAEYEIVKIPGSTLIPKGEFLNGEALAKLPQGRQIVLHCKSGVRSAEALAAVKAAGFADAVHVQGGVLSWVKQVDPSLPSY, from the coding sequence GTGTCGTTGCCCCCGCTCGTCGAACCCGCCGCCGAGCTGACCGTCGATGAGATCCGCCGCTACTCGCGGCACCTCATCATCCCGGATGTCGGGGTCGACGGCCAGAAACGCCTCAAGAACGCCAAGGTGCTCTGCGTGGGCGCTGGCGGGCTCGGCTCACCCGCCCTGATGTACCTGGCCGCGGCCGGTGTCGGGACGCTGGGCATCGTCGACTTCGACACCGTCGACGAGTCGAACCTGCAGCGCCAGATCATCCACGGCCAGTCGGACATCGGCCGGTCCAAGGCCGAGTCGGCCGCGTCGTCGGTGCGGGAGATCAACCCGTACGTCAACATCCAGATCCACGACGTGTCGCTGGACAACGACAACGTCTTCGACATCTTCGGCCAGTACGACCTGATCCTGGACGGCACCGACAACTTCGCCACCCGCTACCTGGTCAACGACGCCTGCGTGCTGCTCGGCAAGCCGTACGTGTGGGGGTCGATCTACCGGTTCGACGGTCAGGTCAGCGTCTTCTGGGACCAGCACGGCCCGAACTACCGGGACCTCTACCCGGAGCCGCCGCCGCCCGGCATGGTGCCGTCCTGCGCCGAGGGCGGCGTGCTCGGCGTGCTCTGCGCCTCGATCGGGTCGATCATGGTGACCGAGGCGATCAAGCTGATCACCGGCATCGGTGACCCGCTGCTCGGCCGGCTGATGGTCTACGACGCCCTGGAGATGACCTACCGGGTCATCAAGATCCGCAAGGACCCGAACGGCGAGCCGATCACCGGCCTGATCGACTACGACGACTTCTGCGGCGCCGTGTCGGCCGAGGCCGAGGAGGCGGTCGTCGACTCCACGATCACCGCCCGCGAGCTGAAGGACTGGCAGGACGCCGGCAAGGACTTCTTCCTGATCGACGTCCGGGAGCCGGCCGAGTACGAGATCGTCAAGATCCCCGGCTCGACGCTGATCCCCAAGGGCGAGTTCCTCAACGGCGAAGCCCTGGCGAAGCTGCCGCAGGGCCGGCAGATCGTGCTGCACTGCAAGTCCGGCGTACGGTCGGCCGAAGCCCTCGCCGCGGTCAAGGCCGCCGGTTTCGCCGACGCCGTGCACGTCCAGGGCGGGGTGCTCTCCTGGGTCAAACAGGTCGACCCGTCGTTGCCCAGCTACTGA